In a genomic window of Quercus lobata isolate SW786 chromosome 4, ValleyOak3.0 Primary Assembly, whole genome shotgun sequence:
- the LOC115986112 gene encoding probable LRR receptor-like serine/threonine-protein kinase At3g47570 translates to MKLHNPNFSALLCSTFLHIILLFTLTLLCLKPATSSVTPTNETDRLALLKFKESIDYDPYRILSSWNDSFHFCNWHGITCGRRHQRVTTLELQGHNLRGTIPPYIGNLTFLRAIDLGNNSFYGEIPKEVGQLFRLRELILINNTLGGEIPTNLSNCSELRLISVWNNKLIGKIPMELGSLTKLTFLLVLTQNQLSGTLPENIGHTLPNLQWFTIGDNKFFGSIPSSLCNASKLQKLVINYNSFVGSVPKKSKKKPSSIVPNIDLLPTISYKMLHQATNGFSLNNLIGSGSFGVVYKGVLEQDERLVAIKVLNLQNKDASKSFMAECNVLRNVRHRNLIKILTCCSSINYIGDDFKALVFEFMTNGSLEMWLHPMKDSDNQSKNLSLLQRLIIAIDVAFALNYLHNHCEQKIIHCDLKPSNILLDSDMIAHVSDFGLSRLLTTLNGSSQKCASTIGLKGSIGYAAPEYGMGGEASTEGDVYSYGVLVLEMFTGRRPTDDMFKDGLNLHKFVQMSLPKRLIQVVDPMLLPREVEEMEVATATMMATKEDDNDNEIVEEANNTEDFRHIDVDMQKYLLSILNIGILCSLESPKERINMEEVIKELQLIKSTFVGLGIRRGRPSRAQRPGTTRRD, encoded by the exons ATGAAGCTTCACAACCCCAATTTTTCTGCATTATTATGCTCTACATTCCTTCATATCATTCTACTTTTTACTTTAACCCTTCTGTGCTTGAAACCTGCCACCTCTTCTGTCACTCCAACAAATGAGACTGACCGTTTGGCTTTGCTCAAATTCAAGGAATCCATTGATTATGATCCATATAGAATCTTGAGCTCATGGAATGATTCTTTCCACTTCTGCAACTGGCATGGAATTACATGCGGCCGCCGTCATCAAAGAGTCACAACCTTAGAACTACAAGGTCATAACTTGCGTGGCACCATTCCCCCTTACATTGGCAACCTCACCTTTCTTAGGGCCATCGACCTTGGAAATAATAGCTTCTATGGTGAAATTCCAAAAGAAGTTGGTCAGTTGTTCCGATTGCGAGAACTCATTCTTATAAATAACACGTTGGGAGGAGAAATTCCAACCAACTTGTCCAACTGCTCTGAACTTAGGCTGATAAGTGTCTGGAACAACAAACTTATTGGGAAAATTCCCATGGAGCTTGGCTCTTTGACCAAGCTTACTTTTC TCTTGGTATTAACACAAAACCAACTTAGTGGTACCCTTCCAGAAAATATAGGCCATACTCTCCCTAATCTCCAATGGTTTACAATAGGTGATAACAAATTCTTTGGGTCAATCCCTAGTTCTTTGTGCAATGCATCTAAACTTCAAAAACTTGTCATTAACTATAATAGCTTTGTGGGATCAGTTCC gaaaaaatcaaaaaagaaaccaTCGTCTATAGTCCCAAATATTGATCTCCTTCCAACAATTTCGTACAAAATGCTCCATCAAGCGACTAATGGATTTTCCCTCAACAATTTAATTGGATCCGGTAGTTTTGGAGTAGTTTATAAAGGAGTTCTTGAGCAAGATGAAAGATTAGTGGCTATAAAGGTTCTTAACCTTCAAAACAAAGATGCTTCGAAGAGTTTTATGGCAGAATGCAATGTATTAAGAAATGTTCGGCACCGAAATCTTATAAAGATCTTAACATGTTGCTCCAGTATAAATTATATTGGTGATGATTTCAAAGCTCTAGTTTTTGAATTCATGACAAATGGGAGCTTGGAAATGTGGTTGCATCCGATGAAAGATAGTGacaatcaatcaaaaaatttGAGCCTTCTTCAAAGACTAATTATTGCAATTGATGTGGCTTTTGCTTTAAACTATCTTCACAATCATTGTGAGCAAAAAATCATTCATTGTGATTTAAAGCCAAGCAATATTCTTCTTGATAGTGATATGATTGCTCATGTAAGTGATTTTGGCTTATCAAGGCTCCTCACAACTTTGAATGGTTCTTCCCAAAAGTGTGCCAGCACAATTGGATTAAAGGGATCTATCGGTTATGCTGCTCCAG AGTATGGCATGGGCGGTGAAGCATCAACTGAGGGGGATGTATATAGTTATGGAGTCCTTGTGTTGGAAATGTTCACAGGAAGGAGACCCACTGATGATATGTTTAAAGATGGTCTCAATCTCCATAAATTTGTTCAGATGTCCTTACCAAAAAGGCTCATTCAAGTTGTCGACCCAATGCTTTTGCCAAGAGAAGTTGAAGAAATGGAAGTAGCAACTGCAACAATGATGGCAACAAAAGAAGATGACAATGACAATGAAATTGTAGAAGAAGCTAATAATACTGAGGACTTTAGGCATATTGATGTGGATATGCAAAAGTACTTACTCTCAATCCTTAATATTGGAATCTTATGTTCACTGGAATCTCCAAAAGAGAGAATCAATATGGAGGAAGTCATTAAGGAACTACAATTGATAAAAAGTA